A segment of the Methanobrevibacter arboriphilus JCM 13429 = DSM 1125 genome:
TTTTTAGAGCTACAAAAGATTTTTATGAAGAAAATCAAGATTGGATGTATGAAACTGCTAAAAAACTTAATAAACCAGTTATATTAGAGATATTACCAGAAAGAAAGCATTATTGGGTTTGTAAAATGGATTTTGCAGCTATGGACTATCTTGGTAGACCTATTGAAAATCCTACAGTCCAAATCGATGTTGAAAGTGGGAAAAGGTTTGATATTAGCTATTTAAATGAAAATGAAAAAGAAGACTATCCTATTATTCTTCATTGCAGTCCTACTGGAAGTATTGAAAGAGTTATATGTAGTTTACTTGAAAAAACAGCTATTGAAATAAATGAAAAGCCTCCAATGTTACCAATATGGTTATCACCAATTCAAGTTAGAGTGATACCTGTTGGAGAAAAGCATTTAGAGTATGCTAATCAAGTTGCTGATGAGATAGCATTTAATAACATTAGAGTAGATGTTGATGATAGGGATGAACGTGTTGGAAAGAAAATAAGAAATGCAGCTACTGATTGGGTTCCATATACAATTGTTATTGGTGATAAAGAAATAGAAACAAATGTTTTCAATGTGACTATTCGAGAAACAAAAAACAAATGTGATATGGAGCTTGATGAAGTTATTTATCAAATTTTATCTAAGACAATGGAAAAACCTTTCAGAAAGTTACCTATTCCAAGAAACTTATCTGAAAGAATCAACTTTAAATAGAATGTGTTTAAATAGAATTTGTTTATCAGTATAACTATTAATCATTCTATTTTTATTAAATTTAGAAAATATTTTATAGGAAATTGTTTATAGGAAATATTATATTGATTAAAAACAAATATTTAATATATAAAAATTAAACTTATTTAAAATTTATTTAAAATTTACTTAAAATTTTGGAGACATATTAATGTATAAAATAGGAGAAGCCCTTGTTGGGGACGGAAACGAATTAGCTCATGTTGATTTAATAATTGGGGATAAAGAAGGTCCTGCAGGAACTGCATTTGCAAATGGAATGACACAGTTGTCCATTGGACATACACCTTTATTATCTGTTATAAGGCCAAATTTAATGACTAAACCATCCACTTTAATAATTCCAAAAGTTACTGTTGGTGATTTAGATGATGCAAGTAAAATATTTGGACCTGCACAAACTGCTGTTGGAAGAGCTGTTGCTGATGCAGTTGAAGAAGGTCTTATTCCAAAAGATATTGTAGAGGATATTGTGATTATGGTAAGTGTATTTATACATCCTGATGCTGAAGATTACAGAAAGATATATCAATACAATTATGGAGCTACTAAGCTAGCTATTAGAAGAGCAATGTCTGATTATCCAGGAATTAATAAAGTATTAGCTGAAAAAGACAGAGGAACACATCCTATTATGGGATTCAAAGTTACAAGACTATGGTCTCCTCCTTATGTTCAAGTTGCACTTGATCTCGATAATCTTGATGCAATGGAAAAAATTATCTCTGCAGTTCCAGATAGAGAAAGAATATTACTTGAAGCTGGAACACCGCTAATTAAGAAGTTTGGTGTTGGAGTAGTAAGTAAAATAAGAAAACTTAGACCTGATGCATTCATTATTGCTGATTTAAAAACTTTAGATGTTGGTCGTGTTGAGATTAAAATGGCAGCTGATGAAACAGCTGATGCAGTAGCTATTTCTGGACTTGGAACAATTGAATCCATTGAAAAAGCTATTCATGAAGCTCAAAAACAAGGAATATATTCAATCCTTGATATGATGAATGTTGATAACTTTAAAGAAAAAATTAATAAGTTACAAGATAATCTTAAACCAAACATTGTATTATTACATAGAAATGTTGATCTTGAAACTTCAATGGCTGAAAAAGGTCAAGATACTAGTGATATGACTGAATGGGGTAATATCAAAGAAATTAAAAAATTAATTGGTGATGGTCTTGTTGCTGTTGCTGGTGGAATAACTCCTGAGAAAGTTGATGAAGCTATTGAATCTGGAGCAGACATAATTGTTGTTGGAAGATATATAATTGGTTCAAGGGATGTTAGAAGATCTGCAGAAGATTTCTTAGCTCACTTACCTCAAGATCCTGACAATATGAGATTAGCTCTTGATGAGGATGAACAAGTATAATAATGATTTATCATTATTATTTTAACTATTATTTTAACTAATTTTTTATTTTAGTTTTTATTTTTATTTCTATACTTTATTTAATTTATTAATAAATTTTATTTATTATTTTAATTCTATTCAAGTTATATTGTTCTATTTTAGTTATTATTTTAGTATTATTTTATTTTCTTAATTATCTCTCTAAATTATCCTCTCTTTATTGTCTGAGTTTATAGAAATTTATAATAATTTATAAAAAATAAGTTATAAGTTTAAATATATAAGTTATAAAAAATAAATTATAAGAAATAAAATATAATAAATAAGATATAACTTATATAAAATAAATTATAACTTATTAAAAATAACTTAAAAATTATAAAAATTAATTTATAATAAATAAATTATAACTTATAAATAAAAACTACTCAGTTTTAATTTAAAACTTATAAAAAATAAATTATAAGAAATAAGATATAAATTATAAAAAATAACTAATTAATTATAAATTATAAGATATAATAAATAAATTATAAATAATAATTTAAAACTTATTAAAAATAACTTAAAAATTAAAATATATAACTTATATAAAATAAATTATAACTTATTAAAAATAACTTAAAAATTATAAAAATTAATTTATAATAAATAAATTATAACTTATAAATAAAAACTACTCAGTTTTAATTTAAAACTTATATAGTATAAATGATAATATATAACTTAAGCGAAAATATCCGATGATATAAAAATTATAAAAGGAATGATAGAATGGGAGAAACAATAGCAATAATAAACCAAAAAGGTGGTTGTGGTAAAACAACCACAGCAGTTAACTTAGCTGCATCACTTGCAACATTAGGTAAATCAGTGCTACTTGTTGACATGGATCCACAAGGAAATGCAACTACAAGTTTTGGAATAAACAAACAAGAGCTAAAAAACACAGTTTATGCGGCAATAAGTGGTCAAGTAAGTGTGAAAAAAGCTATTATTCCAACAATTGTTGAAAATTTATTTATTCTCCCAAGTAATATTTCACTAAGTGGAGTCGAAGTAGAATTAAGTAAACTAGATAATTATCACTTAGTTTTGAAAGAATTATTATCACCAGTAGTAAACATTTTTGACTATATAATTATAGACCTTCCTCCATCATTAGGAGTGATAACAATTAATGGCCTTGTAGCAAGTGATAGTTTAATAATACCAATACAGGCAGAATACTTTGCATTGGAAGGATTAGCTGATTTAACAAATACAATTAATCTTGTAGAAGAACGTCTAAGAAGTCCTTCGCCAATTAAAGGAATCGTATTAACATTATATGACTCTAGAACACGGCTTGGAAAAGAAGTATATAGTGAGCTAAAAAAATATTTCGGAGACAAAGAAAACATATTTAAAACAGTGATTTCGAGAAATATACGATTAGCTGAAGCTCCAAGTTATGGTATGCCTTGTATAGCATATGATGAAGAAAGTAGAGGTGCAAGATCTTATTTAAAATTAGCTAAAGAAATATTAAGTTTAGAAAGTGATGAGGGTTAAAAAATGGTAGATAATAAAAAAAACAAAAGAGGATTGGGAAGAGGTTTAGACTCATTAATACCAAAAATAGACGATGAAGAAGATGAAAAAAATAAAAATTCTTCAATTACATTGGAAGATATTCTTTCTAGCTCAGATAATGAAAAAGAAAAAGAAGAAGAAATAGCTGAAAAAAATGATGAAAAGGAGGATAAGGAGAATATTGAGGAGAAAACTCAGGAAATAGAAGTTAATGATGATGAAAATAAACAATTGGATGAAACAAAAACTAAAAGCTCCTTAAAATCTGAAATAAATGAAAAATATAATACTACAGATGAAAGAGAAAAAGAATTGATTGAAACAGAGCAAAAAAAAGATAAAGAAGAAATTAAAAAAGATGAGGATGAAACAGGAAAAGATAAAGAGGAAACAGTGAAAGAAATTGGAAAAAATATTGAAGAAGATACAATTGAAGAAAAAGAAAGTAAGATTCAAGATAAAAAAATTGCTTCAGAAACAGTTGAAATTGAAGAGGAAAATCAATTAAGTGATTATGAAATAGCTAGTATAGAAGAAGTAAAAGAGATAATTGAAAAAAACCCTAGAATTACTCTATGGTCAGCTAAATCAAGTGCAGTATTTAGATATTTAAGAAAAACTAGACCCGAATTTAGTATAAGTAAAGAAGCTTCAAAATTAATAGATGAAGCAGTTTCAGAAAAATACCCTGAAATATGGAAATTATTTGATGATATTTAAAAATTTTTTATAAATTAAAAGGTATAAGTTATAACAATTTTTTATCTTTATCATTATCTTTAAAACTTAAATATTTAGAATCTAAGACTTTTCTAATATTTTCAGCAGTTTTAGACCCTATACCATCAATTTCTTTGAGTTCTGAAATAGATGCATCGATCACAGCTTGAACTGTTGAAAATTTTTCGAGTGATTTCTTTGCTGTAACCGGACCAACATTAGGCAATGATTCAATAATAAACAGCTGCTGTTCCCATAATTCAGTAGGTTTTCTTTCAGTTCTAACTTGAATAGGATTATTATTTTGATTTTGCTCTCTAATAGCAATTCTTTTAATCATAGCTGCAGTATCTTCAGGATTTCTAGTTGGAATAATAGAAATTCCAAAGTCTATTGCAATAGATGCAATAGAACCTCTAATAGCATCAGGAGACAAGAAACCTGAATATATATCATCTCCTTCTAAAATTAAAATTGGTTTTTTAAACTCTTCTTTCATTATTTTAGCTTGTTTATAAAGTCTTTTATCAATGATAGAATCAATAAAATCTTTAGCTGTTTTTCTTTCAATAGCAATATCGTCACTAATCTGATAATCCCCAGCAGCCATAGATTTAATTCTCACATTGACATTTATTGTATCTAACGCTCGAAGTACTTTAGAGTTTCCTTCTCTTGAATCTGCATAAACAAAAATATTATTATTTTGAGCATTCCTATTGATATCATTCTTATTTATTTTATTAAAATCATAACCATTCAAATCATTATAATCATTATAATCATTATAATCATTATAATCATTATTATTAAAATTGTCATTACTATTATTATTAATATTTATATTACTATTAATATCATTAATAGTATTATTGCTAATATTGCCATTATAATTATTATTAGTAGGACCATTATTCATTGAAATATCCTTTTCATCTAAAATAACGCCTATCTCAGCCTTTTTTCCAATTATTTTTGAATTTATTTCATGCTTTGATTTATTGAAAGAGTTTTTATTTAAGTTTTTTAAAGAATCTTTATCTATTAAATGTTTTTTCATTTGTTTTTCCTTATTTAAGCTTGCCCAGTAATAACCTTCATCTCTAGTCCCTTTAGCAATGAGAACTTTCATATTGCCAGTATTTTTCCTTCCAGTTCTTCCTCTCCTTTGAATCATTCGAACTTCTGAAGGTACAGGTTCATAAAGGACAACTAAATCAACAGAAGGAATATCAATTCCTTCTTCAGCAACACTAGTTGAAATTAAAACATCATAAGTCCCAATTTTAAATGATTTAATAATATTCTTTTGTTCTGTCTGAGTAAGTCCTTTTTCTCCATCCCGTGATCCTTGACCATAAAATTTAACAGAATTAATACCTTCTTTTTCACATTTTTTCTGGATCATTTCAAGTGTATCTCTGAATTGTGTGAAAACGATGATTCTTTTATTTTTATTCCTGTTAGAAGAGTTATTATTTTTAGAAGAATTGTTATTTTTAGGAGGATTGTTGGTTTTAGAAAAATTAATTTCTGAGTCAGTGTTTCCTATTAATTTAGATTGATTAATATCGACAATATTTAGTTCTTCTTTTAATATTTCCATGAGTTTTTTTAATTTAGGATGTTCCCATCCATTTTTTTCAGCTTGTTCACTTAAAAGAATAGCTTGAGAAAAATCAGCATCTATTAAAAGTCCTTTGGCCGCCTTAGTATTCTTTTTTCTTATCCTTGAAACATATTTATTGAAAGTTGAAACACCTTGAGTTTCTAAAAGTTCTAAAGCATGCTGAAGATTAATAACTGCACTTAAAATTGAAATTGCTTGATAACATTCTTTTGGAGGATTTGTAGCTCTAGCAATACGATTTTGTACTTTACCTCGAGCTTTTAAAATATCAATTTTATTAACAGAAATAGTAGAAATAACATTTAAATTCTTTAACATTTTCAATCGATGCCTAAGAGCCTTATTAATATGATTTTTAATTTTTTCAAGTTCCTTACTCATATTAACTTTAATCCAGTCTATTTCAATAGGATTAAAATAAGGTTTTACATCAACGTCATCTTCATTTTTTACAACAACATCTTCAATAAAAAGATTTTCACATATTTGCCGAATTTTATCTTTATCAGAACCAGGAGAAGCAGTTAATCCCAGAATCAAATGATTTTTAGCAGTTTTTACATATCTTTGTCCAAGATATACATAGGCATAAGATCCTACAGCGTGATGACATTCATCAAAAACAAGAAGAGATACATCTTCAAGATCATATCTTCCATTAAGTAAATCTGATTCAATTGTTTGTGGTGTTGCACAAATAATCTGAGAATCATCCCATCTTTTTTTTCTTTCATCTGGTTTAGTTGCCCCAGTAATAGAAGTAGTTTTTACATTAAGAAAATGCCTAAAATTTTCTTCGTGCTGAATTGCTAAAGGCTTACTAGGAGCTAAAATAAGAACTTTGGAACCTTTATTTTTTTTAAGTCTATCTGCAGCTACTAATATGGCTACAAGAGTTTTTCCCAAAGCAGTTGGAGCAACAATCATTGTATTCCCTTTTTTAAGAACATCAGCAGCTAGAACTTGTTGATATATCCTTGCTTCTGCAGTATTTTCTTTTATAAAAGGATGTTCAATAAATTTTTCCATGTGATTTATATTGTAAAACATCTTTAAATAAGTTGCGAGAGAGATTATGAAAAGTAATATAAAAAATATATAAAAAGAGTAAAGAGAAAAAATAATAGAAGAAGTAAAGAAAAATAATAAAAGTAAAGAAAAGTGAAAAGTAAAGAAAAAAGATAAAGAAAAAAATAATAATAAAATAATGATAATAAATACAAAATAAAAATAATAAAAATTAACAATGATAATAAATGAACGGTGATTAATTGATAATTATAATGGACGAAAGATCTAAAAAATATATTATTGATCAAAAATCTGATTTTCAAAGTGATTTAGGAATTATAAATCAAGAGGATCTAGCTAATGCAAAAATAGGTCAAACACTAACAACACATTTAGGGAAAAAATTTAAAGTAATTAAACCATCTGTTAATGATTTTATAGAATTAATGGATAGGAGATGCTCAATACTGATTCAAAAAGACATTGGTACTATAATTTCAAAGTGTGGTATTGGAAGTGGGAGTAGAATTGTTGATGCTGGTACTGGAGCTGGTGCTATAGCTTTAAATTTTGGAAATATTGTTGGAGAATGTGGAAAAGTTTACAGCTACGAGATTAGAGAAGATTTTGCAGAGGTAGCTAAAAGTAATATAGAAAAATTTGGTTTAGATAATATTATTGAAATAAAAAATAAAGATATAAAAGAAGGAATTGAAGAAAACGAAATAGACTTAGTTTTTCTTGATTTAATGAAACCATATGAAATATTTGAAGATGTTTATAGTTGTTTAAATACAGGAGGATACCTTGCTGTTTATGCTCCATATATAGATCAAATTGAAACTTCATATAAAATAGCTAAAAAGATAGGTTTCATAGATTTATCCATTATTGAAACACTTGAAAGAGAAATTGAAGTAAGAAATCAAGGCACAAGACCTAAAACTAGAATGGTGGGGCATAGTGGTTATTTGATGTTTGGAAGAAAAATTTGATTATTTTAAATTCTCATAATTACAAGTGAAAATAATAATATAAATATAAATAATAATATGAATATTAAATAATAATAATATAAATAATAATAATATGATTATAAATAATAAAATATATTATATAAAATTATTATTATAAATATAAATATATTTATTATAAATATAAAGATGTTTATTAATTAAATATGAATATTATGATTAAATATGAGTATATGGCTAAAATAGGGGTATTATAATCAAATATAGATATATAAATAAATAGGAATATTATAAATAAATAAAGTTACTATAAATATAAATGTGGCTATTGTATATAGTTATTAGAATATGGCTATTATATATAGTTATTAAAATATGGCTATTGTATATAGCTATTAGAAATATACGATTATTATAATTTTTTTAGAGTGTGATTAAAATTTTTAATCTAAATGATGTAATATCAATAAAGGATTTTCAAAAAAAAGATATTGAATTTATTTTAAATGAAGCTGAAAATCTTGAAAAAATAGCAAAATCCCAAGAATTTTCAGATGAATTAGCAGGTAAAATATTGGGAATGATGTTTTTTGAGCCTTCTACTAGAACTCGTTTATCTTTTGAAACATCCATGAAAAAATTAGGTGGTAATTGTGTTGGATTTGCTGGAAGCTCAGCTAGTTCTGTTTCAAAGGGTGAAAGTTTAGCTGATACATCAAAAATGTTTGAAGCTTATTCAGATGCTCTTATTATTCGACATAGCCTAGAAGGGGCTGCAAAATTTATTTCAGATATTGTGGATGTTCCTGTAATAAATGCTGGAGATGGTGCTGGACAACATCCAACTCAAACTCTTCTAGATCTTTACACAATCAAACGCCAATTTGATAAAATTAAAGGTTTAAATGTTGCTTTAGTGGGAGATTTAAAATATGGACGCACTGTGCATTCATTAGCTTATGCACTTGGAATGTTTGATGCTCAAATGAATTTTGTATCACCTGATGAATTAAAAATGCCAAAAGAAACTCTCCATGATCTAAAAAAGAACAATGTAAAATTTCATGAAACAAATAATTTGAAAAATGTTATTGATGAAATTGATGTATTGTATGTTACTAGAATACAAAAAGAAAGGTTTCCAGATGAAGAAGAATATTCAAAAATAAAAGGAGCTTATTTGATTAATCATGACCTTGTAAAAGGAAAAGATCTTATTGTAATGCATCCTCTTCCAAGAGTTGATGAAATATCTACAGATGTTGATAATACTAAATATAATAAATATTTTGAACAGGCTTTTTATGGTGTTCCTGTTAGAATGGCTATTTTAAAGAATATTATTAAAAATAAATTTTAAATAGCTATAATTATGCCATTAAAATAACTCTTTCTAAAAAATTAAAGTTATGATAAAAATTAAGGTTAAAATGAATTTTAAGATTATAATAAAAATACAAAAATAATTAAAATAAATATTAAAAAAATTAAAATTAAAAACAAAATAGATAAAAAAATAGTTAATTTAGAAAGTTTAATAGCTTTATTAATATCATTCTTTTTTAAAACATTCTTATCTTTACCAATACTATAAACATTCTTTTTTGTAAGGGAAATATCTAAAGCTCCTGCAACAGCTGCCATTGTAAACCCAGAATTTGGGGATGGGCATTTTCTAGCATCATTTAACATTGTTAAATAGCTGTTTTTGTAATTAAATCCTTGATTTCTATATAAGAAAGAAGTTAAAACTGTTAAAATTCCCCCAAGGCGAGCAGGAATATAATTCAATATATCATCTAATTTTGCTGGGAAATATCCAATATTAGAGTACTTTTCATTTTTATATCCAACCATAGCATCTAATGTATTAATTATTCTATAAAAAATAGCTATAATAACAGAAAATATTATAATATTTAAAATATTTATATTAGCTGAAGAAAAATTAAACACTACAATTAAAGATAGAGCTAAAATAAAAATAATATTAGCTATAATATAATAAAATACAGGTGAAATAACAGAGTCTGTTATATTTTCAGATAATGTTTCAATTGTAGCAGAAACAATGAGAGTTTTAGTAAGTTCAGATGTATCTCTACTTACTAAATGTGACATAGAAACTCTTGCAGAATTAATATCTAATTCTAAATCATTGAAAATTGATTTAGCTGAAGAAAGTAGCATTCTAATTGAAAATGTTGAAGAAAGTATTAATGATGATATTATCAAGAAGATAATAAGATTATAGCTAGATATTAATAATATTACTATGAAAAATAATATTACTATCAATGAAACTAATATTGTTAAAATAAATCCAGATATTTTGTTTTTAATTTTTATTAAATATTTTAAAAAAAATTCAATATTTTTACCAATGAAAACCACAGGATGTATTTTTGTTGGTAGTTCGCCTAATAAAATATCAAATAATATTGAAAAAATCAATATACCTAATGAAATAAGTGTAAAAAATTGTAAGCTAGGTATATCTTGAAAATACATTATAAAACCTTAATAATTGAAAATAATCTTAATATTCATGACTTTAATAGTTCTTTGAAGTTTTTTAAAGATACTAAAAATTATTTTTTAAATAGATATTTTTAAATGATTATATTGTTTATTGAATTTAAAAATTTATTTATTATATAAATTATTATTAATATATAATTAAATTTAATTTAAATTATAATTTACATATAGATAAAAATTAGTTATATAACTACTTATATATTTATATAATATATTATAATATATAAAAAATAATTTAACATATAGTGTAATTTCTTAATAGACAGTGATTATATGATTGACGAAAAAATAATCAAAAAATGGCTTGTTGAAGAAGGCCTATTTAAAGAACAAATACCTGATGAAACTTCCAATTTCCATTTTCTTATAAACTATCCAAATGAACACGTACTTGATCTTATACAACCAAAACATAAGGAAGATATGATACTTATTGGCTGTGCATCTGAAATAGCACCTGAACAAGTAGCTTTGATTAAAGATTCATCAAATAAAAAAAGAGAAAAATTTATATGGGATATTAGATTTGCTTTAAATCAATTTCTTCTTGATTTTGAACTTGAACATCCAGACAATGTTTTAAATAGATTTGTTATTTCTGAAGAAATATATGAAGATGGTTTAACAAAAAATAGCTTAATATTATCAATTAAAAAAGTTTTTAAAGGAAAATTACAGTGTATTTGGATAACTGGTAAAACTTTTGGTGAGGGTGAAAACTCACAAATAAATGATAATAGTATGTTTGTTTAATATTTATTGTCCTTTAATATTTTTTATTTTTATATTATTCTTTTTATATTATTTTTTTGTATATTAATTTTATAATATTATTATTTATATTAATTAAATGTTTTTTTTTTTATTAATTAATTTTTTTTATATTATTTGATTTTTTATGGCTTATCTATAACTTATTTTTAATTATAACTTATTTTTAGAGAATTATAAATATATATAAAATATATATCTAATTTACAATTTTTATTTATTCAAATTTTTACACTTGAAATGTATGTTTATACTAATCATTGACAGTTATATAATTTGTGAGTGTGAGGGGTAAATTGCAAGTGAAAG
Coding sequences within it:
- a CDS encoding bifunctional 5,6,7,8-tetrahydromethanopterin hydro-lyase/3-hexulose-6-phosphate synthase, translating into MYKIGEALVGDGNELAHVDLIIGDKEGPAGTAFANGMTQLSIGHTPLLSVIRPNLMTKPSTLIIPKVTVGDLDDASKIFGPAQTAVGRAVADAVEEGLIPKDIVEDIVIMVSVFIHPDAEDYRKIYQYNYGATKLAIRRAMSDYPGINKVLAEKDRGTHPIMGFKVTRLWSPPYVQVALDLDNLDAMEKIISAVPDRERILLEAGTPLIKKFGVGVVSKIRKLRPDAFIIADLKTLDVGRVEIKMAADETADAVAISGLGTIESIEKAIHEAQKQGIYSILDMMNVDNFKEKINKLQDNLKPNIVLLHRNVDLETSMAEKGQDTSDMTEWGNIKEIKKLIGDGLVAVAGGITPEKVDEAIESGADIIVVGRYIIGSRDVRRSAEDFLAHLPQDPDNMRLALDEDEQV
- a CDS encoding ParA family protein: MGETIAIINQKGGCGKTTTAVNLAASLATLGKSVLLVDMDPQGNATTSFGINKQELKNTVYAAISGQVSVKKAIIPTIVENLFILPSNISLSGVEVELSKLDNYHLVLKELLSPVVNIFDYIIIDLPPSLGVITINGLVASDSLIIPIQAEYFALEGLADLTNTINLVEERLRSPSPIKGIVLTLYDSRTRLGKEVYSELKKYFGDKENIFKTVISRNIRLAEAPSYGMPCIAYDEESRGARSYLKLAKEILSLESDEG
- a CDS encoding DEAD/DEAH box helicase, with product MEKFIEHPFIKENTAEARIYQQVLAADVLKKGNTMIVAPTALGKTLVAILVAADRLKKNKGSKVLILAPSKPLAIQHEENFRHFLNVKTTSITGATKPDERKKRWDDSQIICATPQTIESDLLNGRYDLEDVSLLVFDECHHAVGSYAYVYLGQRYVKTAKNHLILGLTASPGSDKDKIRQICENLFIEDVVVKNEDDVDVKPYFNPIEIDWIKVNMSKELEKIKNHINKALRHRLKMLKNLNVISTISVNKIDILKARGKVQNRIARATNPPKECYQAISILSAVINLQHALELLETQGVSTFNKYVSRIRKKNTKAAKGLLIDADFSQAILLSEQAEKNGWEHPKLKKLMEILKEELNIVDINQSKLIGNTDSEINFSKTNNPPKNNNSSKNNNSSNRNKNKRIIVFTQFRDTLEMIQKKCEKEGINSVKFYGQGSRDGEKGLTQTEQKNIIKSFKIGTYDVLISTSVAEEGIDIPSVDLVVLYEPVPSEVRMIQRRGRTGRKNTGNMKVLIAKGTRDEGYYWASLNKEKQMKKHLIDKDSLKNLNKNSFNKSKHEINSKIIGKKAEIGVILDEKDISMNNGPTNNNYNGNISNNTINDINSNININNNSNDNFNNNDYNDYNDYNDYNDLNGYDFNKINKNDINRNAQNNNIFVYADSREGNSKVLRALDTINVNVRIKSMAAGDYQISDDIAIERKTAKDFIDSIIDKRLYKQAKIMKEEFKKPILILEGDDIYSGFLSPDAIRGSIASIAIDFGISIIPTRNPEDTAAMIKRIAIREQNQNNNPIQVRTERKPTELWEQQLFIIESLPNVGPVTAKKSLEKFSTVQAVIDASISELKEIDGIGSKTAENIRKVLDSKYLSFKDNDKDKKLL
- a CDS encoding tRNA (adenine-N1)-methyltransferase → MIIIMDERSKKYIIDQKSDFQSDLGIINQEDLANAKIGQTLTTHLGKKFKVIKPSVNDFIELMDRRCSILIQKDIGTIISKCGIGSGSRIVDAGTGAGAIALNFGNIVGECGKVYSYEIREDFAEVAKSNIEKFGLDNIIEIKNKDIKEGIEENEIDLVFLDLMKPYEIFEDVYSCLNTGGYLAVYAPYIDQIETSYKIAKKIGFIDLSIIETLEREIEVRNQGTRPKTRMVGHSGYLMFGRKI
- the pyrB gene encoding aspartate carbamoyltransferase, with product MIKIFNLNDVISIKDFQKKDIEFILNEAENLEKIAKSQEFSDELAGKILGMMFFEPSTRTRLSFETSMKKLGGNCVGFAGSSASSVSKGESLADTSKMFEAYSDALIIRHSLEGAAKFISDIVDVPVINAGDGAGQHPTQTLLDLYTIKRQFDKIKGLNVALVGDLKYGRTVHSLAYALGMFDAQMNFVSPDELKMPKETLHDLKKNNVKFHETNNLKNVIDEIDVLYVTRIQKERFPDEEEYSKIKGAYLINHDLVKGKDLIVMHPLPRVDEISTDVDNTKYNKYFEQAFYGVPVRMAILKNIIKNKF
- a CDS encoding cobalamin biosynthesis protein, translated to MYFQDIPSLQFFTLISLGILIFSILFDILLGELPTKIHPVVFIGKNIEFFLKYLIKIKNKISGFILTILVSLIVILFFIVILLISSYNLIIFLIISSLILSSTFSIRMLLSSAKSIFNDLELDINSARVSMSHLVSRDTSELTKTLIVSATIETLSENITDSVISPVFYYIIANIIFILALSLIVVFNFSSANINILNIIIFSVIIAIFYRIINTLDAMVGYKNEKYSNIGYFPAKLDDILNYIPARLGGILTVLTSFLYRNQGFNYKNSYLTMLNDARKCPSPNSGFTMAAVAGALDISLTKKNVYSIGKDKNVLKKNDINKAIKLSKLTIFLSILFLILIFLIFILIIFVFLL
- a CDS encoding DUF2299 domain-containing protein; this translates as MIDEKIIKKWLVEEGLFKEQIPDETSNFHFLINYPNEHVLDLIQPKHKEDMILIGCASEIAPEQVALIKDSSNKKREKFIWDIRFALNQFLLDFELEHPDNVLNRFVISEEIYEDGLTKNSLILSIKKVFKGKLQCIWITGKTFGEGENSQINDNSMFV